In Fusobacterium nucleatum, the genomic stretch TGTTTTTAAAAGTTTAAAATCTTATTGGAAATCTGATATTTCTAAAAACTTAAAAGAGGGAAAAAATGTATTAATAGTAACTGATGAAGATACAATAAGAATTCTTATAAAGTATTTGTTAGATATGTCAGATAAGGATATACAGAATGTTTATATACCCATAGATAACACATTTTATTTTGAAGTAGATAAAAATTTAGAAGTAATCAGGGCTGAATTTCCTATACCACCGAAGTTTCCTGAACGGATTGATGAATTTTAATAATGTATTTATATAAGGAGTTGAAGAAATGAAAAAAATTATTCTATATTTATTTTTATTAGGAACAAGTTTATCGTTTGGAGCAACTAATGATTTGCCAGATAATGTTGAAAAAAAGATTCGTTCAGCAGTTTCAACTTTTTCTGGTTCAGAAAGAAGGGAAAATTATAGTTGGTACAAAGATTCATATCTGGAAATGATAGAAAGACTAGATAAATCTGGAATACCTGAAACTGATAAACAGGTGATAATAAGAAGATTAGAAGCCATGTATGGAGATAACTATCCTAAACAATTAGCAAGAGTAAATGATGAAATTAATGATTATAAAGAATTGGTAAATAGAATAAGAGAGGAGCAAAATGCAGTTCAACAAAAAAAACAGGCTGAAAATGCTAAAAGTAAAGAAGAAATAAATTCTATTTTAAGTTCATCATCTATTCCAAAAACAGATTTAGATAAAATAGAACAAAATGCAAAAGAGGAATACCCAAATGATTATACTTTACAAAAAGCATATATTAAAGGTGCAATAAAAACTTATAATGATTTTAAAAAATAAAATTTATATGAGGTAGAGTAGATGTTTAAAAATGTAATTGGTTTAATAGTTGAATATAACCCCTTTCACAATGGGCATCTACATCACATTCAAGAGATAGATAGACTTTTTGAAGATAATATAAAAATTGCTGTTATGAGTGGTGATTATGTTCAAAGAGGTGAGCCATCTCTTATAAATAAATTTGAAAAAACTAAGATAGCTCTATCACAAGGAGTTGATATTGTGATAGAGTTACCTGCTTTTTATTCCACTCAAAGTGCAGAAATATTTGCAAAAGGTTCAATAAATCTTTTAAATAAACTTTCTTGTAGTCATATAGTTTTTGGCTCTGAAAGTAATGATTTAGATAAATTAAAAAGAATAGCAGCTATTTCTCTGACAAAAGAGTTTGAACACTCTTTAAAAAAGTTTCTAGCAGAAGGTTTTTCATATCCAACTGCATTTTCAAAAGCATTATTTGATGAAAAGTTAGGTTCTAATGATATATTGGCTTTGGAATATCTAAAAGCAATAAAGGCTATAAATCCTAAGATTGAGGCATATTGTATAAAAAGAGAAAAAACAGGCTATTATGATGATGAAAAAGATAATTTTGCAAGTGCAACTCATATTAGAAAAATTTTGTTAGATTATAATAAGAAAAAAGAAGATAAATTAAATAAAATTAAAAATCTAGTTCCAGAGTTTTCATACAAAATTTTAGAGGAAAATTTTGGAGTTTTTTCGTGTCTAAGTGATTTTTATGATTTAATAAAATATAATATAATAAAAAACCATTCAAATTTAAAAAATATTCAAGATTTAGAAGTTGGTTTAGAAAATAGATTATATAAATATTCACTAGAAAATTTAAAATTTGAAGATTTTTTTAACAAAGTTTTAACAAAAAGAATTACTATTTCAAGATTACAAAGAATATTATTACATTCTTTATTTGGTCTAACTGAAACTATAACAGAGAGAGTAAAAAATAAAGTTTCTTTTGTTAAGATTTTAGGTTTTTCAACTAAGGGACAAGAATATTTGAATTATTTGAAAAAATCAGATAATTATAGTGAAAGAAAAATTTTAACTTCTAATAGAAATTTAAAAGAAATTTTAAATGAAGAAGAAATTGAATTATTTAATTTTAATGAACTATGTTCACAGATTTATCGTATAAAATCAAGTTATATAAATATTGGATATCCAATAATTAAAAAAGATTAACTCTATTTTATAATAGTTAATCTTTTTTAGATATTGATATTTTATCTAAATTAATAGTATAATTATATGGTAAAATAAAATTTATAAAAGGAAGGGAAATAAAATGGATTCAAAAAAATATTCTACATTAAAGGAAAGATTTTTAAGGTATGTGAAATTTAATACTCGTTCAGATGATGCAAGTGAAACAATTCCATCAACACCATCACAAATGGAATTTGCTAAGATGTTAAAAAAAGAATTAGAAGAATTAGGATTAAGCAATATTTTTATAAATAAGGCTTGTTTTGTAAATGCAACTTTACCAAGTAATATGGATAAAAAAGTTGCTACTGTTGGTTTTATTGCACACATGGATACAGCAGATTTTAATGCAGAAGGAATCAATCCACAAATTGTAGAAAACTATGATGGAAAAGATATAGTTTTAAATAAAGAAGAAAATATAGTTTTAAAAGTTGATGAGTTTCCTAATTTAAAAAACTATATCTCTGAAACATTAATTACAACAGATGGTACAACTCTACTTGGAGCAGACGATAAATCAGGAATAGTTGAAATCATTGAAGCAGTTAAATATTTGAAAGAACACCCTGAAATTAAACATGGAGATATAAAAATTGCTTTCGGACCAGATGAAGAAATTGGTAGAGGGGCAGATTATTTTGATGTAAAGGAATTTGCAGCAGATTATGCTTATACTATGGATGGTGGACCTGTTGGAGAATTAGAATATGAAAGTTTTAATGCTGCTCAGGCTAAATTTAAAATAAAAGGTGTTAGTGTTCATCCAGGAACTGCAAAAGGCAAAATGATAAATGCAAGTTTGATTGCTAGTGAAATTATAGAAATGTTCCCAAAAGATGAAGTTCCTGAAAAAACAGAAGGATATGAAGGTTTTTATTTCTTAGATGAAATGAAATCTAATTGTGAAGAAGGAGAAGTAGTTTATATTATAAGAGATCACGATAAAGCTAAGTTTTTGGCAAAAAAAAAATTTGTGAAAGAATTAGTTGAAAAAATAAATAAAAAATATGGAAGAGAAGTAGTTAAACTTGAATTAAAAGATGAGTATTATAATATGGGAGAAATTATAAAAGACCATATGTATGTTGTAGATATAGCAAAACAAGCTATGGAAAATTTAGGAATAAAACCACTTATAAAACCTATTCGTGGTGGAACAGATGGTTCTAAAATTTCATTTATGGGATTGCCTACACCAAATATTTTTGCTGGTGGAGAAAATTTCCATGGAAAATATGAATTTGTTGCTCTTGAAAGTATGGAAAAGGCAACAGATGTTATAGTAGAAATTGTAAAGTTAAATGCAGAAAGGTAATAAAAGATGAAATTTTTACCAACTACAAAAGAGGAAATGAAAAATCTAGGTTGGGATAGTATTGATGTTCTTCTGATCTCAGGAGATACATATTTAGACACTTCATATAATGGAAGTGCATTAGTTGGAAAATGGTTAGTGGAACACGGCTTCAAGGTTGGGATAATAGCTCAACCAGAAGTTGATATTCCTGATGATATAACTCGTTTAGGAGAACCTAATTTATTTTTTGCTGTATCTGGTGGTTGTGTTGATTCTATGGTAGCAAACTACACTGCAACTAAAAAGAGAAGACAGCAAGATGATTTTACACCAGGTGGAGTAAATAATAAAAGACCAGATAGAGCAGTTTTAGTTTATTCAAATATGATTCGTAGATTTTTTAAAGGAACTACGAAGAAAATTGTAATAAGTGGAATTGAATCAAGTTTAAGAAGAATAACTCACTATGATTATTGGACTAATAAATTGAGAAAACCTATTTTATTTGATGCTAAGGCAGATATTTTATCCTATGGTATGGGAGAAATGTCTATGTTACAATTAGCAAATGCTTTAAAAAACGGGGAAGATTGGAAAAATATTAAAGGACTTTGTTATTTAAGTAAGGAAATGAAAGAAGATTACTTATCTCTGCCATCTCATTCTGAATGCCTTGTAGATAAAGATAAATTTATAGAAGCATTTCACACTTTTTATTTGAATTGTGATCCTATAACAGCAAAAGGACTTTACCAAAAATGTGATGATAGATATTTAATTCAAAATCCTCCATCAGAAATTTATTCAGAAGAGATAATGGATAAAATCTATTCTATGGAATTTGCCAGAGATGTACACCCTTATTATAAGAAAATGGGAACAGTTAGAGCATTGGATACTATAAAATACTCTGTTACAACTCATAGAGGTTGTTATGGAGAATGTAATTTCTGTGCAATAGCAATTCATCAAGGCAGAACTATTATGTCAAGAAGTCAAAACTCAATAGTAGATGAAGTTAAAAATATTGCTGAAACACCAAAGTTTCATGGAAATATCTCTGATGTAGGTGGACCAACAGCAAATATGTATGGACTTGAATGTAAGAAAAAATTAAAACTGGGTGCTTGTCCAGATAGAAGATGTCTATATCCTAAAAAATGTCCTCATCTTCAAGTAAATCACAATAATCAAGTGGAACTTTTAAAGAAGTTAAAGAAAATTCCAAATATAAAAAAGATTTTTATAGCTTCAGGAATTAGATATGATATGATTTTAGATGATAATAAATGTGGGCAAATGTATTTGAAAGAAATAATAAAAGACCATATTTCAGGGCAGATGAAAATTGCACCTGAACATACAGAAGATAAAATATTGGGACTCATGGGAAAAGATGGTAAATCTTGTCTGAATGAATTTAAAAATCAATTCTATAAAATTAATAATGAATTGGGTAAAAAGCAATTTTTAACTTATTATTTAATTGCTGCTCATCCAGGGTGTAAAGATAAAGATATGATGGATTTAAAAAGATATGCTTCACAGGAATTGAGAGTTAATCCTGAACAAGTACAAATTTTTACACCAACTCCATCAACTTATTCAACTCTGATGTACTATACAGAGAAAGACCCTTTTACAAATCAAAAGTTATTTGTTGAAAAAGACAATGGTAAAAAACAAAAACAAAAGGATATAGTTACTGAAAAGAGAAGAAAATAGGAGTTGTTAAATTACAATAGCTCCTTGCTTCTATTTTTGAGCAACAATTAAAAAACGATGAATTTTTCCTTCAACTACACCTTGTTTTTCTAATATTTCTTGTGCTTTAAATAAATTTTCTATACAATTATTAACAGAAAAATTTGGAAAATCCCATTCAATAATATGTGCATACCAAACAAGAGCTCCAATATCATAAAATTTTATTGGGCAAAAAGCTTCCTGCTCTTGTAAAATTTTAAATCCAGTTTCTTTAAATTTTTTAGATATATTTTTTAAATACAAGTCTGGAAATGAAAGCTCAGTCTTGGGTAAAAGTAATTCAATAAGTTCTTTATCATTTTCAGCTCCAACTTGCTGAGTTATAAAAATTCCACCAGTTTTTAAAATACGAAATAATTCACTTATATTAAAATTACCATGTTTATTAATTATTATGTCAAATTCATTATCTTTAAAAGGAAGTAAACTAGCTCCATCAGTTTCATAAAGATTTATTCCAAGTGGGACTAAATTTTTTTTACAAAATTCAATATTAGGAGGATAATTTTCAGTTACACTTGTATTTTTAAAAGGATGTTCAAGTGTTAAAAGAAATTCTCCA encodes the following:
- a CDS encoding class I SAM-dependent methyltransferase; its protein translation is MENFSNMDKKLIANWLEEEKNAHIQGWDFSHIHGRYEEENHLPWDYKNIIKQYLKPEYKLLDIDTGGGEFLLTLEHPFKNTSVTENYPPNIEFCKKNLVPLGINLYETDGASLLPFKDNEFDIIINKHGNFNISELFRILKTGGIFITQQVGAENDKELIELLLPKTELSFPDLYLKNISKKFKETGFKILQEQEAFCPIKFYDIGALVWYAHIIEWDFPNFSVNNCIENLFKAQEILEKQGVVEGKIHRFLIVAQK
- the pepT gene encoding peptidase T — encoded protein: MDSKKYSTLKERFLRYVKFNTRSDDASETIPSTPSQMEFAKMLKKELEELGLSNIFINKACFVNATLPSNMDKKVATVGFIAHMDTADFNAEGINPQIVENYDGKDIVLNKEENIVLKVDEFPNLKNYISETLITTDGTTLLGADDKSGIVEIIEAVKYLKEHPEIKHGDIKIAFGPDEEIGRGADYFDVKEFAADYAYTMDGGPVGELEYESFNAAQAKFKIKGVSVHPGTAKGKMINASLIASEIIEMFPKDEVPEKTEGYEGFYFLDEMKSNCEEGEVVYIIRDHDKAKFLAKKKFVKELVEKINKKYGREVVKLELKDEYYNMGEIIKDHMYVVDIAKQAMENLGIKPLIKPIRGGTDGSKISFMGLPTPNIFAGGENFHGKYEFVALESMEKATDVIVEIVKLNAER
- a CDS encoding YgiQ family radical SAM protein, whose translation is MKFLPTTKEEMKNLGWDSIDVLLISGDTYLDTSYNGSALVGKWLVEHGFKVGIIAQPEVDIPDDITRLGEPNLFFAVSGGCVDSMVANYTATKKRRQQDDFTPGGVNNKRPDRAVLVYSNMIRRFFKGTTKKIVISGIESSLRRITHYDYWTNKLRKPILFDAKADILSYGMGEMSMLQLANALKNGEDWKNIKGLCYLSKEMKEDYLSLPSHSECLVDKDKFIEAFHTFYLNCDPITAKGLYQKCDDRYLIQNPPSEIYSEEIMDKIYSMEFARDVHPYYKKMGTVRALDTIKYSVTTHRGCYGECNFCAIAIHQGRTIMSRSQNSIVDEVKNIAETPKFHGNISDVGGPTANMYGLECKKKLKLGACPDRRCLYPKKCPHLQVNHNNQVELLKKLKKIPNIKKIFIASGIRYDMILDDNKCGQMYLKEIIKDHISGQMKIAPEHTEDKILGLMGKDGKSCLNEFKNQFYKINNELGKKQFLTYYLIAAHPGCKDKDMMDLKRYASQELRVNPEQVQIFTPTPSTYSTLMYYTEKDPFTNQKLFVEKDNGKKQKQKDIVTEKRRK
- a CDS encoding tRNA(Met) cytidine acetate ligase gives rise to the protein MFKNVIGLIVEYNPFHNGHLHHIQEIDRLFEDNIKIAVMSGDYVQRGEPSLINKFEKTKIALSQGVDIVIELPAFYSTQSAEIFAKGSINLLNKLSCSHIVFGSESNDLDKLKRIAAISLTKEFEHSLKKFLAEGFSYPTAFSKALFDEKLGSNDILALEYLKAIKAINPKIEAYCIKREKTGYYDDEKDNFASATHIRKILLDYNKKKEDKLNKIKNLVPEFSYKILEENFGVFSCLSDFYDLIKYNIIKNHSNLKNIQDLEVGLENRLYKYSLENLKFEDFFNKVLTKRITISRLQRILLHSLFGLTETITERVKNKVSFVKILGFSTKGQEYLNYLKKSDNYSERKILTSNRNLKEILNEEEIELFNFNELCSQIYRIKSSYINIGYPIIKKD